A single region of the Halobacteriovorax sp. JY17 genome encodes:
- a CDS encoding small ribosomal subunit Rsm22 family protein, with amino-acid sequence MKFPFNKLKSALLEPEISEHSIVKNLSLVSKGFTSERKKITEYVMDRDMVSAYTLFYLPSNMPKLNFVFDMLSEDLLEDIRNSRVVDLGTGPGTFAFALDEYFDGDITVTGVDSSALMIEQATRINTTLYQNKRINFSRSFPEDFIGETLILGHSLNEMGLNALMKIIGEYDPRNLIIIEPGTSDVFKLVVKLRSAMNDLGYTCAYPCANIKSPCPVAKKIEDGQEDWCHQVLRMTHDSEFERLSQIVKLDRKVMPLITHVYTKKVIETTHKARMIRFLRESKFSFDWEVCFERGDRLITGTFEVLKKSLSKKEIKNMQKISVGIDFDYTIIKELSENHFRVEIILKER; translated from the coding sequence ATGAAATTTCCATTTAATAAATTAAAGAGCGCCCTCTTAGAGCCTGAGATATCTGAACACAGTATAGTGAAGAATCTATCCTTAGTTTCAAAAGGCTTTACTAGCGAGAGAAAGAAAATCACAGAGTATGTGATGGATAGAGATATGGTTTCGGCCTACACTCTCTTCTATCTCCCATCTAATATGCCAAAGTTAAACTTTGTATTTGATATGTTAAGTGAAGATCTTCTAGAGGATATAAGAAACTCTAGAGTCGTAGATCTAGGCACTGGCCCTGGAACATTTGCTTTTGCATTAGATGAATACTTTGATGGAGATATTACAGTTACTGGCGTTGATTCAAGTGCACTAATGATTGAGCAGGCGACAAGAATTAATACGACACTCTATCAGAATAAGAGAATTAATTTTAGTCGATCATTTCCTGAAGACTTCATTGGAGAAACTCTAATTCTAGGTCACTCTCTCAATGAGATGGGGCTTAATGCTCTTATGAAAATCATAGGAGAGTATGATCCTAGAAATTTAATTATTATAGAGCCTGGAACGAGTGATGTTTTCAAACTTGTGGTTAAGCTTAGAAGTGCCATGAATGATCTTGGATATACTTGCGCCTATCCATGTGCCAATATTAAGTCACCTTGTCCTGTGGCGAAGAAGATTGAGGACGGACAAGAGGATTGGTGTCATCAGGTTCTGAGGATGACTCACGACTCAGAGTTTGAAAGACTTTCTCAAATTGTAAAATTAGATAGAAAGGTGATGCCGTTGATTACTCACGTTTATACTAAGAAAGTTATTGAGACGACTCATAAAGCTCGTATGATTCGATTTCTTAGAGAGTCGAAGTTTTCTTTTGACTGGGAAGTTTGCTTTGAAAGAGGCGATCGGCTGATAACTGGAACCTTTGAAGTTTTAAAGAAGTCTTTGTCAAAGAAAGAGATTAAAAATATGCAGAAAATCTCTGTGGGGATTGATTTTGATTATACTATTATTAAAGAGTTAAGTGAGAATCATTTTAGAGTCGAAATTATTTTAAAAGAGAGATGA
- a CDS encoding citrate synthase yields MAGNAKLDLGDKTIELPVIEGSEGEKAIDISKLRAETGYITLDNGFVNTGSCTSAVTFLNGEKGILRYRGYPIEQLAESSNFLEVSWLLYYGELPTKTQMADFEKKVASFNKLPEGIEALIGTFPKTAHPMGVLSSTTVALSAYYQDYLGPNPTDKDKEEVFAQLLGQVKVIVAKSYRHLQGLAPIESDPSLSYCKDFLNMMFGEADDEVAKALDVLLILHADHEQNCSASTVRVVGSSHANIFSTISGGIDALWGQLHGGANQAVLEMLDEIKGAGGDAVKALEKAKDKEDPFKLMGFGHRVYKNFDPRAKIIKVQCDKVLEKLNVNDPLLNIAKGLEKQALEDEYFVKRKLYPNVDFYSGIIYKALGIPTNMFTAMFVLGRLPGWMSQWKELREDSSSKICRPRQIYTGATDRNYKGLDER; encoded by the coding sequence ATGGCAGGTAATGCAAAACTAGATTTAGGTGATAAGACTATTGAACTTCCAGTAATTGAGGGAAGTGAAGGTGAAAAAGCGATTGATATTTCAAAGCTCAGAGCTGAGACGGGATATATAACTTTAGACAATGGTTTTGTTAACACTGGTTCATGCACTTCTGCTGTAACTTTCTTAAACGGTGAGAAGGGAATTCTTAGATATAGAGGTTATCCAATAGAGCAACTTGCTGAGAGCTCAAACTTTCTAGAAGTTTCTTGGTTACTTTACTATGGTGAACTTCCAACAAAGACTCAGATGGCCGACTTTGAAAAGAAAGTGGCAAGTTTCAATAAGCTACCAGAAGGAATTGAAGCCTTAATTGGAACATTCCCAAAAACAGCTCACCCAATGGGAGTACTTTCAAGTACGACTGTTGCTCTTTCTGCTTACTATCAAGATTACCTTGGACCAAATCCAACAGATAAAGATAAAGAGGAAGTTTTCGCACAACTACTTGGGCAAGTGAAAGTGATCGTTGCAAAGTCTTATAGACATTTACAAGGACTTGCTCCAATTGAATCAGATCCAAGTCTTAGCTACTGTAAAGACTTCTTAAATATGATGTTTGGTGAAGCGGATGACGAAGTGGCCAAAGCGCTTGATGTTCTTCTCATTCTTCATGCTGATCATGAGCAAAATTGTTCTGCTTCAACTGTAAGAGTCGTTGGATCGTCTCACGCTAATATCTTCTCAACTATTTCAGGCGGAATTGATGCTCTCTGGGGACAACTACATGGTGGAGCAAACCAAGCTGTTCTTGAAATGTTAGATGAAATTAAAGGTGCTGGTGGAGATGCTGTTAAAGCTCTTGAGAAAGCAAAAGATAAGGAAGATCCTTTTAAGCTAATGGGATTTGGACATAGAGTTTATAAGAATTTTGATCCTAGAGCTAAGATTATTAAAGTTCAGTGTGATAAAGTCTTAGAAAAATTAAACGTAAATGATCCGCTTTTAAATATTGCAAAAGGACTTGAGAAACAAGCTTTAGAGGATGAGTACTTTGTTAAGAGAAAGCTCTATCCTAACGTGGATTTCTATTCAGGAATTATCTATAAAGCTTTAGGGATTCCTACAAATATGTTCACAGCGATGTTCGTTCTTGGGAGACTTCCTGGGTGGATGTCTCAGTGGAAAGAGCTTAGAGAGGACTCAAGTTCAAAAATTTGTCGTCCAAGACAAATTTATACTGGAGCAACTGATCGTAATTACAAAGGCTTAGACGAGAGATAG
- the rpmG gene encoding 50S ribosomal protein L33, translating into MAKGPRVVITLECTEARKLGKSPSRYTTTKNKKTTPDRLEIKKYNPFLKRHTIHKEIK; encoded by the coding sequence GTGGCTAAAGGTCCAAGAGTAGTGATTACACTTGAGTGTACTGAAGCGAGAAAGCTTGGAAAATCTCCTTCTCGTTACACAACAACTAAGAATAAGAAGACAACACCAGATCGTCTTGAAATTAAGAAGTACAACCCATTCTTAAAAAGACACACGATCCACAAAGAAATTAAATAG
- a CDS encoding MotA/TolQ/ExbB proton channel family protein yields the protein MFELFNAGGFIMYPLLICSLLVWFVTFEKIRFLNSLKKDIDLMFIKGQDLLKDKKLHEAKGLSHSIHPLLCIPYLTLFEGAEMDREQWGMRMARRLVETQQGLKRSLWIIGTIGSSAPFIGLFGTVVGIIKSFQSIAQSGKSGFAIVASGLSEALVATAAGIIVAVMAVILYNYFQNRLSRVNTEIRNRMQDLMDLI from the coding sequence ATGTTTGAATTATTTAATGCTGGTGGCTTTATTATGTACCCACTACTGATCTGTTCTCTCCTCGTTTGGTTTGTAACTTTTGAAAAAATTCGCTTCTTAAATAGCTTAAAGAAAGATATCGACCTTATGTTTATAAAGGGTCAAGATTTATTAAAAGATAAGAAACTTCACGAGGCTAAAGGGCTCTCTCATAGTATTCATCCTCTTCTTTGCATTCCTTATTTAACTCTCTTTGAAGGGGCGGAGATGGACCGCGAGCAGTGGGGAATGAGAATGGCAAGAAGGCTTGTTGAAACTCAACAGGGGTTAAAGAGATCACTTTGGATTATTGGAACAATAGGATCATCAGCTCCCTTTATAGGTCTGTTTGGAACTGTTGTTGGTATTATTAAATCATTTCAATCAATTGCTCAGTCGGGAAAGAGTGGTTTTGCAATTGTTGCCAGTGGCCTATCAGAAGCTCTCGTTGCAACTGCTGCGGGGATCATCGTCGCGGTTATGGCGGTAATACTTTATAACTATTTTCAAAATAGACTGTCTCGTGTGAATACTGAGATAAGAAATAGAATGCAAGATCTAATGGATTTAATCTAG
- a CDS encoding HD domain-containing phosphohydrolase: MALKVLLADPGEKWLESASNFLKEQFYEVTCVNNGKDAQLALYNDKFFAVIINFDLQSHSGIQVLKFMQRNHPNQRILVVLESQSILDEERTSEEQLKKFGMVEIIVKPFEIESLKDVLEGHQSLGDFMKNIKRREGQSDEVEVENPDSSFTQVRIDDFYSAKAVLFDVFIKLRSNRYIKILHSGDTFSKERIDKYRNEKNVEHLYFHNSDRRKFIQYHNQLASKLIANKNIPGEAKVKMIRNVADKYIQEAYTQGMKPQVVEQGKEVCENIYNLVEKEKNLFKILKSYEEFDPTAFTHAFLVTLFSTAIIKQFDWQSKATIEATALACLFHDIGKMKLPPELLEKRPLEMDDDEYALYMTHPQIGVEIIEENRMINNSVKQIILQHHEYYDGTGFPYKKKGSSILTLSNIVCLANDFVHIMIDGEMDPPTALKKILMDRDQVVKYNSMIVENFIKVFVDPAKIVKETSLPSNSKIVSKKAS, encoded by the coding sequence TTGGCACTAAAAGTATTATTAGCAGATCCAGGAGAAAAGTGGCTTGAGTCAGCTTCAAATTTTTTGAAGGAGCAGTTCTATGAAGTTACCTGTGTTAACAATGGAAAAGACGCTCAGCTTGCTCTCTATAATGACAAATTCTTCGCTGTAATAATCAATTTCGATCTTCAAAGTCATAGCGGTATTCAAGTCTTAAAATTCATGCAGAGAAACCATCCTAATCAGAGAATTTTAGTCGTTCTTGAGAGTCAGAGTATTTTAGACGAAGAGAGAACTTCTGAGGAACAATTGAAGAAGTTCGGAATGGTTGAAATTATTGTCAAACCATTTGAAATCGAATCACTTAAAGACGTTCTTGAAGGACATCAGTCTCTTGGTGACTTCATGAAAAATATTAAAAGGCGTGAAGGGCAGTCTGACGAAGTTGAAGTTGAAAACCCTGATAGTAGTTTTACGCAAGTAAGGATAGATGACTTCTATTCTGCCAAAGCTGTTCTCTTTGATGTTTTTATAAAATTAAGATCAAATCGATATATTAAAATTCTTCATTCGGGAGACACGTTTTCAAAAGAGAGAATTGACAAATATAGAAATGAAAAGAACGTGGAACACTTATACTTTCATAATTCAGATAGAAGAAAGTTTATTCAATATCATAATCAACTAGCGAGTAAGCTTATTGCGAATAAGAATATTCCAGGTGAAGCAAAAGTTAAAATGATTAGAAATGTTGCTGATAAGTATATTCAAGAAGCTTATACACAAGGGATGAAGCCTCAGGTTGTTGAGCAAGGAAAAGAGGTTTGCGAAAATATTTATAACCTTGTCGAAAAGGAAAAGAATTTATTTAAGATTCTAAAGAGCTATGAAGAGTTTGATCCAACTGCTTTTACTCACGCTTTTCTAGTGACTTTATTTTCAACAGCGATTATTAAACAATTTGATTGGCAGTCAAAGGCAACCATTGAAGCAACAGCTCTTGCTTGTCTCTTTCACGATATAGGTAAGATGAAGTTACCTCCAGAGTTATTAGAGAAAAGACCTCTTGAGATGGATGATGATGAATACGCACTTTATATGACTCATCCTCAAATTGGAGTTGAAATAATTGAAGAAAATAGAATGATTAATAATTCAGTTAAGCAGATAATTCTACAGCATCATGAGTATTATGATGGAACAGGGTTTCCATATAAGAAGAAGGGATCGAGTATACTAACTCTGTCCAATATCGTTTGTCTCGCCAATGACTTTGTTCATATTATGATTGATGGAGAGATGGACCCTCCTACAGCACTCAAGAAAATTCTAATGGATAGAGATCAGGTTGTTAAATATAATTCAATGATTGTTGAAAACTTTATTAAAGTCTTTGTTGATCCTGCTAAGATTGTTAAAGAAACTTCTCTACCATCTAACTCAAAAATCGTTAGTAAAAAAGCTTCTTAA
- a CDS encoding DUF4340 domain-containing protein: MLVKISTDRTRSANFLMIMFAIVIVIGGLASEFFQAPLIQNTALSRYQLLLKPEQIDQIESIQLDNRLGLFKINKDKDGQWTLTSPRNLPSSTATVASILQNLKDIKIRQILPKDAINISNFSLDSPLMKLQITYFGGKEDLLNIGLVNPIDNSTYVTFSSKDAIYHVDALENSMEGLSLSNFIEPKVFTQDLKTIAEFKIYRGKIPSTSLRLSIKNETDGWLDNSGNILEPKAVEEFLTEVLSLKSSLILDKKTDKLIDAVSRYFANPSYTVEILDRNGKKVFYEISYLINNLPDIKMEKRQVFIVKASNRPHPYVIEKQFLSTFGKSQKSFKKLSIKKLFY, translated from the coding sequence GTGCTGGTTAAGATTTCGACAGATCGCACAAGATCTGCAAATTTTCTCATGATAATGTTCGCTATCGTAATAGTTATTGGAGGTCTTGCCAGTGAATTCTTTCAAGCACCTTTAATTCAAAACACTGCTCTTAGTAGATATCAACTTCTTTTAAAGCCAGAACAAATTGATCAAATTGAATCAATTCAACTTGATAATAGACTTGGTCTCTTTAAGATTAATAAAGATAAAGATGGGCAGTGGACTCTCACGAGCCCAAGAAATCTTCCTAGTAGTACGGCGACAGTAGCCTCTATTTTACAAAACTTAAAAGATATTAAAATAAGACAAATACTTCCAAAAGATGCCATTAATATTTCTAATTTCTCACTAGACTCACCTCTTATGAAATTACAAATCACCTACTTTGGAGGAAAAGAAGACCTTTTAAATATTGGTCTTGTAAATCCAATTGATAATTCAACTTACGTTACTTTCTCAAGCAAAGATGCAATCTATCATGTTGATGCTCTTGAAAACTCAATGGAGGGATTAAGCCTTTCCAACTTCATTGAACCTAAAGTCTTTACACAAGACTTAAAAACTATTGCTGAATTTAAAATTTATCGTGGAAAAATTCCTTCAACAAGCTTAAGACTCTCCATCAAAAATGAGACTGATGGCTGGTTAGACAATAGTGGTAATATACTAGAACCCAAAGCTGTTGAAGAATTCTTAACAGAAGTCTTAAGTTTAAAGTCATCTCTTATTCTCGATAAGAAAACAGATAAGTTAATCGATGCGGTTAGTAGATACTTTGCGAATCCAAGTTACACGGTAGAAATTTTAGATAGGAATGGTAAAAAGGTCTTCTACGAGATTTCTTACCTTATCAATAACCTTCCAGATATCAAGATGGAAAAGAGACAAGTCTTTATAGTTAAGGCCTCTAATAGACCTCACCCTTATGTCATAGAAAAACAATTTCTAAGTACTTTTGGAAAGTCCCAAAAGTCTTTTAAGAAATTATCTATTAAGAAGCTTTTTTACTAA
- a CDS encoding type B 50S ribosomal protein L31 has product MKAGIHPEYRDVLFFDVSCDKQFVIKSTIATDLTETFEGKEYPMVKLDISSESHPFYTGNQKIVDSEGRIEKFRKKFGGAYASKLKK; this is encoded by the coding sequence ATGAAAGCAGGTATTCATCCAGAGTACAGAGACGTTCTATTTTTTGACGTTTCATGTGACAAGCAATTTGTTATCAAATCAACTATTGCAACTGATTTAACTGAAACTTTTGAAGGTAAAGAGTACCCAATGGTTAAGTTAGACATCTCATCTGAATCTCACCCGTTCTATACTGGTAACCAGAAGATCGTTGACTCTGAAGGTCGTATTGAGAAATTCAGAAAGAAATTCGGTGGAGCATATGCTTCAAAACTTAAGAAATAA
- a CDS encoding biopolymer transporter ExbD, whose protein sequence is MSFKMDNEDNEEIIADINMTPLIDIMLVLLIIFMVTSSVSLESGLDIDIPKTVSKTQKKEGASVLVSMSEGGKVSVQGKLVDWNNLQQKISESLESEGTKLVIFEGDKSSKLGMAVEVMDIAKAAGAVEFAIAAESVGH, encoded by the coding sequence ATGTCATTTAAAATGGATAATGAAGATAACGAAGAAATCATTGCTGATATTAATATGACTCCTCTTATAGATATTATGTTGGTTCTACTTATTATTTTTATGGTGACTTCATCTGTTTCTCTTGAGTCTGGTCTAGATATTGATATTCCAAAAACTGTTTCAAAGACTCAGAAAAAGGAAGGTGCCTCGGTTCTTGTCTCTATGTCTGAAGGAGGAAAGGTTTCTGTTCAGGGAAAACTTGTCGATTGGAATAACCTCCAACAGAAAATATCAGAGTCTTTAGAAAGTGAAGGGACAAAGCTTGTTATTTTTGAAGGAGATAAAAGCTCTAAGCTTGGAATGGCGGTTGAGGTTATGGATATAGCAAAGGCCGCAGGAGCTGTTGAGTTCGCTATTGCGGCCGAATCAGTAGGACATTAG
- the pyrE gene encoding orotate phosphoribosyltransferase produces MTCDVKIANILLENGCVQLSPSKPFVYASGLKGPIYCDNRQLLSLPIARRVVVDSLVKKLSDSGWGFDQLAGLATAGIPHCSFMAHETNAPMIYIRGKAKGHGKQNQVEGKFSAGESIVLVEDLINQGKSLEDAIEASLAVGLRPIGVISIVTYEMKKSKEILEKYNLPLISLTNFSTIAKLGLEQNLISSEEHAMLNSWQSDPAAWSSSLD; encoded by the coding sequence ATGACTTGTGATGTCAAAATAGCAAATATTCTTTTAGAGAATGGATGTGTCCAACTTTCACCGTCAAAACCTTTTGTTTATGCCTCTGGTCTGAAGGGCCCAATTTACTGTGATAATAGACAGCTTCTGAGTCTGCCAATTGCTCGCCGAGTTGTTGTAGATTCTTTGGTGAAAAAGTTAAGTGATAGTGGGTGGGGTTTTGATCAGTTGGCCGGACTTGCTACTGCGGGGATTCCTCACTGCTCTTTTATGGCCCATGAAACTAACGCACCAATGATTTATATTAGAGGGAAAGCGAAGGGGCACGGTAAGCAGAATCAAGTTGAAGGGAAGTTCAGCGCCGGTGAGTCAATTGTCTTAGTTGAGGATCTAATCAATCAGGGAAAGAGTTTAGAGGATGCCATTGAGGCTTCGCTAGCAGTAGGCTTAAGACCTATAGGCGTTATTAGTATTGTAACTTACGAGATGAAGAAATCTAAAGAAATTTTAGAGAAATATAACCTTCCTCTAATCAGTCTAACGAATTTTTCAACAATAGCTAAGTTGGGACTTGAGCAAAATCTCATTTCTTCCGAAGAGCATGCAATGTTAAATTCTTGGCAATCTGATCCAGCTGCTTGGTCTAGCTCTCTCGATTAG
- a CDS encoding zinc-dependent metalloprotease has translation MIKLIMMSALILMSTTSQASMLHTQNSPLLMGAKNHKKSLSTEDNYNLTLKKSALEHFFLMQTAMIDNPPAPTGNPLASKVVFFKKSGPFIGMFETTTGKIVTNSVSTQILLAKFPIISETEDLITFNFEEGMKTLFLKGSYYIASPDSDPSEESTYHILESFLNRVELVGKHIFIEQFLRVESPAEGKTPASISPIHIKYDFSTYVQNPNFTPTASPGFTKVGYFENHPVYPTDANGSIIETPVTYIKKFDINKPITFYTTSNTPKKWERAVQDGVLYWNKAFGREVIKVAPLPAGVSIFEPGYNIVQWLDWDTAGFAYAASSSDPLTGEIQNAHVFMTSSFAIGSYQTAKTYLSRLGNETVTTHKMGLLGFTSALNCNDNTDRASADRERLKDFITEVEGKSFTDEQKEEMYTRYVADYIRQVVAHEVGHTLGFRHNFAASLDTDIDSSNYDSISLKYLTTGIIEEEISPGSSVMDYTPGFFSSLAGAKIRLGSDALSYDQHVIDVSYKGANPYSELKFCTDDHAGSYYDCYRFDAFKNVLEEKKYNVERSLKNIAHILISGNFAFINDSTLTEDQKLEKFNSVVINGFSDGIYMADNRFKELVIRAKKGSKSITENLTALKDDFTVIGGMSKILFEDITPTMKDGVLLSNNSRKFITSFKDIAPYYFGENLTSEISKKLVAAATKYAKEMEPAFLVRAIPYLSQEFEYRDEKFIDSISALSKVILRTRSNDIDVVEGIKAPLFSLTHGDKNLRELTGEFVNFSFFPGSHSFERSMKNLKFDLSKDIVKLKEEISLVYGNVESSPDDVYDFYMREELEIYNF, from the coding sequence ATGATTAAGTTAATCATGATGAGTGCTCTAATACTTATGAGTACAACATCACAAGCAAGCATGCTTCACACTCAAAACTCTCCACTCCTAATGGGAGCAAAGAACCATAAGAAGAGTTTATCAACAGAAGATAATTACAACCTTACTCTTAAAAAGAGTGCTTTAGAGCATTTCTTCTTAATGCAAACTGCAATGATCGACAATCCTCCAGCACCAACTGGAAATCCATTGGCCTCAAAAGTTGTCTTCTTTAAAAAGAGCGGACCATTCATAGGAATGTTCGAAACAACAACTGGAAAGATTGTAACAAACTCTGTTTCAACTCAAATTCTTTTGGCCAAGTTTCCGATCATTTCTGAAACCGAAGACCTTATTACATTTAATTTCGAAGAAGGAATGAAAACACTCTTCCTAAAAGGATCGTACTATATTGCTTCTCCAGACTCTGACCCTTCAGAAGAGAGCACTTACCATATCCTTGAGAGTTTTTTAAATAGAGTTGAACTTGTTGGTAAGCATATCTTTATAGAGCAATTTCTAAGAGTAGAATCTCCGGCAGAAGGAAAAACTCCGGCGTCTATTTCCCCTATTCATATTAAATATGATTTCTCTACTTATGTGCAGAACCCAAATTTTACACCAACAGCAAGCCCAGGTTTTACAAAAGTAGGTTACTTTGAAAATCACCCTGTTTACCCAACGGATGCAAACGGAAGCATCATCGAAACGCCTGTTACTTATATTAAGAAATTTGATATTAACAAGCCGATAACTTTCTATACAACTTCTAACACTCCTAAGAAGTGGGAAAGGGCCGTACAAGATGGTGTTCTCTACTGGAATAAAGCATTTGGAAGAGAAGTTATAAAAGTAGCACCACTTCCAGCGGGAGTGAGTATCTTTGAACCAGGTTATAATATTGTTCAGTGGCTTGATTGGGATACTGCAGGCTTTGCTTACGCAGCTTCGAGCTCTGACCCTTTAACTGGTGAAATTCAAAATGCCCACGTCTTTATGACAAGCTCGTTTGCAATTGGCTCTTACCAGACAGCTAAGACCTATCTTTCAAGACTTGGAAACGAAACAGTTACAACTCATAAAATGGGGCTTCTTGGATTTACTTCGGCCCTAAACTGTAATGATAATACAGACAGGGCCAGTGCTGACAGAGAAAGACTTAAGGACTTCATTACTGAAGTAGAAGGAAAGTCTTTTACTGATGAGCAAAAAGAAGAAATGTACACAAGATATGTTGCAGACTATATCAGACAAGTAGTTGCTCATGAAGTGGGTCACACTCTTGGTTTTAGACATAATTTTGCAGCAAGCTTAGATACTGATATTGATTCTAGTAACTATGATTCAATCTCTCTAAAGTATTTAACAACTGGAATCATTGAGGAAGAAATAAGTCCTGGAAGTTCTGTTATGGACTACACACCGGGATTCTTCTCAAGTTTAGCAGGGGCCAAGATAAGACTTGGTAGCGATGCTCTTTCATACGATCAACATGTAATTGATGTTTCATATAAAGGAGCAAATCCTTATAGTGAACTTAAATTCTGTACTGATGATCACGCCGGAAGCTACTACGATTGCTACCGCTTCGATGCATTTAAAAACGTCTTAGAAGAAAAGAAGTATAACGTTGAAAGATCATTGAAGAATATTGCTCACATTCTTATCTCTGGTAACTTTGCATTTATTAATGATTCAACACTAACTGAAGATCAGAAGTTAGAAAAATTTAATAGTGTAGTTATCAATGGATTCTCTGACGGAATCTATATGGCAGATAATAGATTCAAAGAACTTGTGATCAGAGCAAAGAAAGGTTCTAAAAGTATTACTGAAAATCTAACAGCACTTAAAGATGATTTCACAGTTATTGGTGGAATGAGTAAGATACTTTTTGAAGATATTACTCCTACTATGAAAGACGGTGTTCTTCTTTCAAATAACTCTAGAAAGTTCATTACTTCTTTTAAAGATATTGCTCCTTATTACTTTGGAGAGAATTTAACTAGTGAAATTTCAAAGAAGCTTGTAGCTGCCGCGACAAAGTATGCGAAAGAAATGGAGCCTGCTTTTCTTGTAAGAGCTATCCCTTATCTCTCTCAAGAGTTTGAGTATAGAGATGAGAAATTTATTGATTCAATATCAGCACTGTCAAAAGTTATTTTAAGAACAAGATCAAATGACATTGATGTAGTAGAAGGTATTAAAGCTCCTCTTTTTAGCCTCACTCATGGAGACAAGAACTTAAGAGAGCTTACAGGAGAATTTGTTAACTTTAGCTTCTTCCCTGGATCTCATAGTTTTGAGAGAAGTATGAAAAATCTTAAATTCGATCTATCTAAGGATATCGTTAAATTAAAAGAAGAAATTTCCTTAGTCTATGGAAATGTAGAAAGCTCACCTGATGATGTCTATGACTTCTATATGAGAGAAGAATTAGAAATTTATAATTTTTAA
- a CDS encoding LysR family transcriptional regulator, translated as MLPSSNDIQYFLEVSKTLNLSRSAERLGVTQPTLTLAIKRLESSLGVTLLIRSKNGVSLTRHGESFQRESKKFLEEWYELKSKVIKEKDDIRGIYSIGVHPSVALYTLGSFIPDLYTTYPHLEVNLTHSSSRIITEQVISHQLDMGIVVNPVSHPDLVIIKLISDEVTLWEIEGNKNRDVLLCDPDLTQTSTLMQKIKKQKFSFKRIIHSGNLEVLTNLVESGAGIGILPGKVVTASRGDLKTIKDAPIFKDNICLVYRCDRVKTKASELLISEIKKLKK; from the coding sequence ATGTTACCTAGTTCAAATGATATTCAATATTTCTTAGAAGTTTCAAAGACTTTAAATTTAAGTCGATCGGCCGAAAGGTTAGGGGTGACTCAGCCAACTCTTACTCTTGCGATTAAGAGATTAGAATCTTCTCTTGGGGTTACTCTTCTTATTCGATCTAAGAATGGAGTTTCTCTAACTAGGCATGGAGAGAGTTTTCAAAGAGAGTCTAAGAAATTTCTTGAAGAGTGGTATGAGCTAAAGTCAAAGGTGATTAAAGAGAAAGATGACATTAGAGGTATATACTCTATAGGAGTTCATCCCTCAGTTGCTCTCTACACACTTGGAAGTTTTATCCCAGACCTCTATACAACTTACCCTCATCTAGAGGTTAATCTTACTCATAGTTCTAGTCGAATTATCACAGAGCAAGTGATCTCCCATCAGCTCGACATGGGAATTGTTGTAAACCCTGTTAGTCATCCAGATTTAGTGATTATAAAACTCATAAGTGATGAGGTGACTCTCTGGGAAATAGAGGGGAATAAGAATAGAGATGTTCTTCTTTGTGATCCTGATCTGACTCAGACATCAACTCTAATGCAGAAAATAAAGAAGCAGAAATTTTCTTTTAAGAGAATAATTCATTCTGGAAATTTAGAAGTACTTACGAACTTAGTTGAGAGTGGTGCAGGGATAGGAATTCTTCCTGGAAAAGTTGTTACTGCCTCTAGGGGAGATCTGAAAACTATTAAAGACGCTCCTATTTTCAAAGATAATATTTGCTTAGTTTATAGATGTGATCGAGTGAAGACAAAAGCGAGCGAACTTTTAATTTCTGAAATAAAGAAATTAAAGAAATAA